The segment TAATTTCTACATTAAAATTGAGATGAAAGGCATTTTTTAAACAGATCGTAATGAATTCATTTTATTAGGGCAgcctttaataaaaataaaaatatgaccAGAAGAATTGTCGAGAGTATGACGTGTAGATAAATTGGGTTAAATTGATATTTGAacaagtttttgaataaaaaaattatacatTTTATGCCCTGGTAGTTCCTAGGTAGTTAGCTGCAATCTCTTAGCGTCCACGTCCAATGAAAGCTCGATGAAAATCAAACTGGTCTTACTTTGAAAAAGATCTATTTTGGACGGAGGACTACGTTTTCGTTCACTACAGTAAGGTGACTCGTCAAGTACAGAAACCGAATAGCTGTAACAAAAAGTGGTTACATTTTGCGCGGTTATTTCTCGGTCATTAAAAAGATATTTGCATCAAACgatcaaaaattttattaagTTTTACACATCACACTCCGGAActccaaaaatattttaccaaattgccgttttatttttatttttatttcatgctACCCCatgaaataagaaaataagtTTATCATTACGTCGTTTTCAAAAAATACCTTTCATCTCAACTTTAACGTAGAAGTCAACCATTgccaaaatatttttgtcctcgGCTTCGGTCAGAGTAATGCGTAACCGCCATAATCCTCTTGGTACAAACGGTGGAATCGTTGAGCCTTCCGCAATATGGTTCTTAACATAGAACGTTTTTGGAGTGATTGGACATTCTCCAACCTCGGGATAATTGGTAGCACTCTTAAAACTTGCCTGGtagtctctccaagtagtgttgAAAAAGTCGCATATTTTTTTAGCAGCAAGCTTCATAGGATAATGAACGAACTGATTGTTACCCAGAGAGCTGTAAAATGCAGTAACACCTGCCTGGAAAAGTTGATTGTGTAATATTGgggaaaactaatttcaagtgtATTTGGATTCGCCAGCTCACCTCATATCTATCGTCCAACTGTCTTAAAAGATCATATGATCCATCTAGAACAGCAACGGTCCTGTTGAATTTACGTACGCGTAGCTTCCGAAAATCTGCAAAGTCCGTTCCGTTGATCTGTTCGACTCGTTCGTACATTACATCGATTTCTGGCAAAGTCACATTCAAGATTGTTACGAGAATTAGTAATCCCAACTGCGGCCGAATGTTCATTGTTGATCGCTGGGAACTGAATGACATATAATACCTAGGAATAATATAACAGCATTTCTTATTGACGTTCACCCTGTGATAAGTAGCCGTCAACCATGTTTAACCTGAGAATCGCATGATGATGTATTGATAAACTGCTTTTATCCATtgttggatttatttttttacGTACAACTACATCCTACCGtagggtgtcatttcaaaatttagattcagaCGAGAGTCACGAAATTATAATAGATTttgaataataataactctttcCATACTGAACGCTTTTCATTGATTTCCAATTGATGCATAAAAAATGTAGTGAccccaaatacatgaactcatctaccacttttagTTCTTGGCTGTCACCGGTTAGCGTCCTTGGATGaaacgcgtttgtttccttgcaTGTATTCAATCCtcgaagcatttttatttttagcccaatcctagactccgctttcaggctGCTGCTCGTGCATTACCTGCTACAACCTGCtgctggtttcgatcgactgtatcgtatgctgctttgaaaccaGTCGACGATCAACTATAGCAATATTTACAGAACTGATATCTGGTGCTTTTCTAACTGACACCCACTGCGATTTACTGTAGGTATTAGATATTGTTcagaattaaaaatgaaatgaaatgaacaaACTTTCATTCAACTGAAATGTACAATACCAAATGTTTCACATTTCGGGGAACGCCGTCTGCCAATTGGTACAATTTTTGGTTGCGTGGCAGTTTGACAGCAAATAGTcctaaaattattttatttcaatagaTAATGTCAAGTGTTTGAATTTTCAATGTTTCCAGCTGTACGATTACGATTACGTCGAAGTTTACGATAACAACAACACGGTACCATTAGGAGCAACCAAAATGGCGATGAAAAGTgacaacaaatcgctgaaaagaaACACAAAGACGATGTAAAGATGCTAGTAAGGTTGGAGGGCCAAGTAGCCGTACGGATACAGAGCGTGCCTTGACAAGCGAACGATCGTgggcaatgttgcgaatcgagtgaGAAGCAAACGATACCCAGTCTCacgcgagcgagtatgagaagtATAACATTCAACGCATACTGTGCATACATTGTGCCTCTTAGACACTCGCGAGCGCGGATCGTCGTATAGCATCTTTCTGCACAACTTGCTCACGAAACCAGTAACTCGTGAAATGCCAGCAGCCCACGAGAAgcacactaggatgtatggcgacagattttgctttacttcttcttttcttctttatcttacGTCCTCGTTTACACACGTGCGACCGAGTATCAACAACTCGGGTTGTACTGACTAGTGAGAGCTACGACTTTATTTGACAGCTGAATACACACTCACGAAAACTCGTCACAGTAGacggaaaaataagaaaaggagtcCGCAGAGATGCTTATGCCAGTATGTTCCTTAGAATGAGATTGCACGTGTTAATTGAAAATTAGATCACATGCGGGTTTTGCAGCACTGGTCGTGGGtgcgaatcttagtagaatcaggtcatttgatgttaagtgactttagcatcgGCTTATTTATTAATATATAGAATTCTCCAAATTCTTTCTTCATACTGTATTCTGCATTAACCAATAATGAAACCTCTTGTCACGACAAATTATTAGAGTGATACTGGCTTGAACTGCGCAATGAAGCTTCTTAACCatggacaaattataactagtccgCACATTTCGTAACTCTAGGGAACGAGTAGTAAAAAGCATATAAAagggaaaaaatcagagggcttgtgtacaggacacgaccgcGTATATAGgttacgcaggactacgtaagtctctttgtagtgatagtagcatgtattcatgcttgtaatcattcgattcttcatgtatacatgctatatgcaacatatatacatgctacatgcgttgtatgtaacatttatcaaagtagtaacattgcatacattcaattctcaaaaggttgtgcatttgaaaacaatttaacaaaatcaagaacacaaactattgctttgctgctaccttactgaaattaaagattgtttttattatccatggtttcccacgttgaagggattttaccaattcaatcctattttatcaacagcacactacacttctaatgaaacggcaagcatgcgtattcatacagagtcatattataaccgaacactacagctgcagcacatttttccaacacagatatcaaattcgcctaggtttaatcgtctcgcagtaaagaatttgcgatctgttggaacaacgaacttgtgccattttttctggcacacttccctaacacagacatcaaattggactaggtttaatcgcgttcgtaagaaatctgttggcacgagggggctttgtcactctctctggcaaacttcccaagcaaggacatcaaaatggtctaggttgaaccgcggtgttaagaaatcttgttgaaatgagggaactttgtcacttgttttgacttacttcccaagcacagatatcaaattggtataggtttagatcatcgtaacgagtcttccaaccaatcacgaagcgagaattccggtaaaacataggttcattattttcagtttttcaatagttcaacttcaagaatccatacttttcttcatttgggttaattcttagaagattttccgatcgattggtgtaagaatattgaaaatcgatcggaaaaccgctgagctattagcgctcaaaacctttcatttttcgtgacgctcgcatttttcgattttttggaatgacaccctatctcaaaatttgccgtaagacgtagtcctacgtcaaaaggtgaaaacaccgacacttaagcacggataatcaGCAGTTTGCTCACATGGCAAGCGTCATGCTTAAACCTGAGAATCGCATTATGAAGTGTGGATAAATTGAACAAAGCGAGTGAATAAAACCGAAAACtcatttttttacaaaactgTCGTTTTATTTAGATTAAATACTAGTGCATGAAGTAGAAAAATAAGTTTATTATTATgatctttttaaaaaatacctttcatcTCAACTTTAATATAGAAATCAACCATTGTCAAAATACTTTCGTCACCGGTTTTGGTCATAGCAACGCGGAGCCGCCACAATCCTCTCGGCAAGAACGGCGAAAACATTTTTTGATCCGCTATATGATTCTTTACATAGTACTCTTTTGGTGTAATTGGACATTCGCCAATCTTAGGATAATTTGCAATATTCGCATAACTCGCCTGGTAGTCTCTCCACGTGGTGTTGAAGAATTCGCATATTTTTTGCGAAGCAATCTTCATCGGATAGTGAATGAACTGATTGTTACCCAGAGGGCTATACGATGCTGTGAGTCCTGCCTGAAAATGTTGGTTGCGTGAGCTAAAACTACAGTCAAAATTAGTTTGCTTCGCAAATTTACCTCATATCTATCATTTAATTCTCTTAAAAGTTCAAATTTTCCATCTAGAACAGCAACGGTCCGGTTGAATTTACGTACGCGTAGCTGCCGCATATCAATGAAGTCCGTTCCGTTGATCTGCTCGACTCGTTCGTACATCACATCGATTTGTGGCACAGAGGAATTGAAGACTACTGCTGAAGCGAGAATTAGTAAGCCCAACTGCGGCCGAATATTCATTGTTGATAGATGAGTGCTGAACTACATATAATGCCTGTAAATAATATTGCAGCATGTTTTATTGATGTTCACCGTGTGATAAGCAGTCTACAACCATGTTTGTCCTGACAATCACATGATGACGTGTGGATAAATTATATGCATCCATTGATGCATTAGAACGTAGAACTAACGACTTATCGCAAGATGTCATTCCAAAATTTAGATTAAGACGAGAATCacgaaataataatttttttggaatgctAATAACTCTTCCAGTTCTGACCCCTTTTCAATGATGTGTATATCAATCGATTCATTATTGCAAttgatacttacttacttaattagactaacgtcttacgacaaggcatGCGCAGtaaaatttctccatctgtttcagTACACGGCAGCTGGTCTCTAGTTCTGCGGGCACTCAGTGCTCGCCCTACCTGGTCCTGCCACTTCACTCGCTgtacccctcttcgtcttgttcctaccggattcgatgtgaaaaccatttttgcagggctGTTGtgcggcattctagcaacatgtcctgcccaacgtatccgtccagctttaaccactttctgaatacttggttcgcctccatacaccggtCTCTAGCACTCcgtcaaagatggttcttagcaccagCCGTTGGAAAACTCCAAACGTAGATTATTTTCGTCGCCTAAACCTGGGCTAATACAATATCCTATACTTTACTTTCCGGACATCAACTTGATATAAGGTGTAAGCCAAAGATGCTGTTATAAGATTAATTGATAAAAACTACGTTGGTCCTTCCTACGTCGAAAATCATTCTTTTTCGAAGTAGgtccaaatcgattttcaacAAGGTTTCACTGAACTCTGGAAGAGTGCAGTCGACTATCTAGAACCTACCTTGGTACGAGATCTGTCATTTTTTTACCAAACACTTATTAAGAaatgttgttgaaaaatgaatcCTCTAACAATGGATGAACACAATTTATCCACATGTCATCATGCGATTCTTAGGTATTACATGGGGCACTTATCACACAGCGAGCGTCAATAAAAACATGCAACTGTATTACGAGCATTATAGTCAAGTATCTCTCCGTCAATGATGAATATTCGGCTGCAATTGGGCTTACTAACTGTCGCAGCAGTAGTAGCCTTGAATGTCGCTTTGCCAGAAATCGATGCAATGTACGAACGAATCGAACTGGTCAACGGAACGGACTTCGTTGATTTCGGGGACCTACGCGTACGTAAATTCAATCGGACCGTTGCTGTTCTGGATGGAGCATTTGATCTTTTGAGACCGTTAGACAATAGATATGAGGTTAGTTACTCAACTAATTGCACTTGAATTTAGTTCTACCAAAGCCCTCACAACCAACGTTTCCAGGCCGGAGTTACTGCAGCCTACAGCAGTTTGGGTAACAATCAGTTCGTTCATTATCCCATGAGGCTTGCTTCGCAAAAAATTTGCGACTTCTTCAACACCACGTGGAGGGAGTTCCAGTCGAATTTTTTGGGCCATGCCAATTTTCCTAACCTTGGAGAGTGTCCTATCACCCCGAAACCGTACTACATAAAGAATCATAGAGCGAACTCCAGACTGCTTTCACCGTTTATGCCGAGAGGGCTGTGGCGGTTGCGCATTGCTCTAACCAAAACTGGCGACGAACAAATTTGGGTAATCATTGATTTATATATCAAAGTTGAGATGAAAGGTATATTCTAATAAGAACGTCATGATAAGCGTTTGCTTGCTGATTTGGAGGTCTTCTCAATGTTCAGCCGAATAAACTGAAAATTTGGTACAAAAAATTCCGACGTTTCGACCACTAAACCGTTTATCCTTGTATATATTGTTAAGTTTGTTATTGTTTTAGTATTGTTTGTAATTGAATTTtgtgcatgaaaaaaaaattccccaATACTGTTCGTTCTCGAAATAAAACTTTTGCCCTTTGTCCAGCATGTCAGTAAGTGTGAAATTGAAAAGAAACACACCTTATTAGGTAAATCTGTTTGATTTATCAATTTCGACCAAGTATAACGAGTTGGCAATACATTGTTTCCGTCAACGCTTATTCTATTAGTGTACAGCTAAGTTTTGCAAATAATGAAAAGGATGGAAAAGTTACACGTGCTCACCGAGAATCGCCGAAATTAAATATTACTATTAAGTTGTAGCATCTAGGGGTTACATTTGTGAGagccaaaaatagaataaaacttctttcttctgatcaagtgcctattcgcacttttaccccaccagcggggcaaaagtgcgaataccacgGGGCAAACGGTTGTTTCtggtttcatcagcggaaaaacattgttttccttcggccaacatctgtagagcacacagttttctgcagatcttccatttcaggtatctgtaatatagtgcctaaagctgtatataattcgctatacatttttgccttgtccatgaatcgcacttttgccccgtccgagaatcgcacttttaccccgctaggtgcttgacggagttagattaaattacggaaaagcgaaatctattttgtaaattctttttccGGTAATttaaaaacagatatgtgagtgatgtaaaacgctgctacaaattttcaacaagtaatattctcctgttgatattgtatttgccgtataacgaaatattacatcaaaaccgccccaaaataacatttgcacataacttagCAACTATCCTTCGTAAGctaccaaagtttacgttagattcaagttgtcaaagtagtcacccatccatgccaatgtagtcaatttattcggaatctgcaccgataaatcctTGATTCGTACttttttacccgcatcgcacgtttacccctccttactctatacgaTAATATCTGATTAAGCCCGACCcactccgtactactatacgatactgtgctgaatatcgtaagTATGTCAGCGATTAACATTATATACGACTAAAAACCAACTTAggcggactttattaagctttagttacgattccgaatttgctAACTGGGACTTCAGTCAGTTATCCTAAATTTTCGAGAAAAAACCCGTTGTAAAGCTCAAGACATGTCGTGAGTCATGTAAACATTTTAAGCGTGTTTACCAGCTACACAATGgtatacgaaaagattttcaatGACATAATTTCTGAtggaatttagttttaatttggcTTAACTTTAGCACAAAACTACGTAATAAATCATACAATATACAGATTCGGTCATGCAATCCTCAGGTTAAACATAGCCGGTAACTGCTTATCTCACAACGACTGTCAATAAAACACGCCGCAGTATTCGAATAAAGCATATTTCATCAACCATCAACCAACAATGAACACTCAACTGCAGTTGTTGATACTAGTTCTTGCAATAGCGGTGGTGATTTTGAATATCGCTCTAGCAAACATCGATGTGATGTATGAACGTATCGAACAGATCAGTGGATCAGATTTAATAGATTTCAGCCAAATACGCGTACGCAAATTCAACCGGACACATGCTGTTCTAGATGGTACAATCAATCTTCTACAGCAGCTCGACGATAGCCTCGAGGTAAGTCTTCAAATAGAACTTAATTTGATTTCGACACCATCCTGAGCTGCTTGTACGAGCATCGTTTTCAGGTAGGTGTCAGAGCAGCGTACAGTACTTTGGGAAACAATCAGTTTGTTCAGTACCCAATGAAGCTTGCCTCACAAAAGGTATGTGAATTCTGCAACACAACTTGGAGAGATTACCAGCCATACTACCAGAACAGTACCAACTTACCCAAGATTGGAGAATGCCCGATAACACCGAAACAGTTCTACATACGGAACCATATAATGAATTCCGAAGAGTTCACCCCGTTTCTGCCAAGAGGATTGTGGCGTTTTCGCTGTTCTATTATTAAGGCCGGCGCCGAAAATAATTTGGCGATAATTGATTTCTACATCAAGATCGTGGATAAGGGTATATTCTAAAATGTCCAATTTTGTATCACTTAAATCCAAGAACAAACTATCCGCAAACAGTTGATAATAGTTACTGCAGCTCAATCATGTTTTGTTAATTTATTAAAATGTCCCAAAATGCCGGTGAGATAGATCCAGTTCATTGATGTCaaaagaaatatatttttataaggaAAACCAATGGCGTAGTGACCCACCTTCGGAGGGTCGTGGGAGTCGGCTGTGAAATCGTTAAATCATAGGAAAATTGAGCAGGAAGCAAACTGGTACGGAGCAGCAGAATGTTTCTAACTAGATCTTACATCTTTTCGGAATAGTGCGAAAGGCCGGATTCCTTGAGCCAAAACTTCGGATCACAAGACCCGACCATTCAACGCCAATTAGCTTCTCAGCAAAGAAGCTAAACGTTTCTCACTATCTACACACTTACAGCACCGAAGTAAAATGCACAATGAACTTGAGTCCTGTTAGTCAACTGCTTCCTAACCAGACCTGGTCTAACAACCCAGCTGTCGCATGTTTGAATCTCGTCTGGGAGTGGTTgcaagagtcaataggatcggaGCAATAGTTCTGTACtcttacagctggctgcgaagtcggtcgtataaaaacagaaggtcaaatttcgtaaaacggaatgtagcgcctACGCTTTGCTTTGTTAACTTAGCAATTTTTTGATCACCATCAataaaaaaacagatttttaaacttttttgtaaACTGAAGGAGTTTTTGGTGCAAAGAATGATAAATTGGATGAAACTGataaatttcgatatgaggccaaaaatatattgggtcgtgcAATGGCAGATGGAACTCCAACCcacacactctctcggttggtacccaagtgTTTTTGTAATTAAGCTACCGTCGCACTCTTATAATATATAGTCTCATAGTCTTGAGTTTTGAGTTGAAAATTGCCAAATGTAATGTCATgtcttatttttgtcattttcagtaCATCATCACAACACACACATCAGTCTAACCACTATTAGTGCAGTGTCAGACAAGCGTGCGCTTGAATTACTTTTGGAAATTCAGTAAACATCTTCTTTTTAGAGGCATTTTTTCTACGATTTCTTAACAGTCCAAGCACGGATGGTCTAACTGTAAACGATATGACTGCTGTGAAGCAATCTTTGAGCTTTGATAGTTGCAGTGCAGCTCAGGGAGCAGGACAAAACATATTCAGACGGAACAAAACTGTCCGAAATTGTTGGAAAGCGGATCTTTGCCAGTTCAGCTGCAGACAAACGTGCGCTTGATTAAGAGTAAATTAGTTATTTCTCGCTATTGAAAATTTAGTTGATATCCCTTGAGGGCATTTTATGCTTGATTCTCCAATTTCCCACGCACGAAACCATGGACGATGCCACTGTACGCGGACTGGTTAATTTggtattgttttctttttgcttttttctgctTTAAAAGCTTCTTTCCGACATTCTGAGGTTAGTTTGGGATCATTTTCGTCAACCTTATTCTGTATTCTGGCGAATCGGTTTGTCAAAGAAATTAAGCCCCATCGGAATGCAAAATGAGGGTGTCAGAGGTTTTTTTCGGCGACTCAGGTTAGTTTGGGATCATTTTTTTCGGCATACAAAGGCGTTTTGCAACAGTTCTGGAAGGATATACCACACTAGAAATGTGGACGCTAGGCATAAATACATCAGGCAAAATAGGTGTtagacataatggacgttaggcaaaATGGACGCTAGGTATAATCGACATTAAGCATGTTTTGCATCAATTACCTGCCGTTAGCTTACAAGCAGGCAAGCTTGTTAGCTGGCTTAATCAACACAGTTTAAAAAGTAGCAACGCCAAATGGTTGTTATGCAAAAAAATATGCCAAATGCTTTCACACTAAGCggcattatgccaaatagcaTTACGCTAAATGGGCGGCTCCCGCTCTCATTGCATTGTGACAGAGTAATGGAGTAACGATCTATTCAAGTGTGCTGTCATAGGAAAGCGAAGATTTATAAATTAGGTCTAACGAAcgatataaggtaccccggggcaagtgggaatacggggtaagtgggaacggagctcataactctcctcaacctcattttctccaaccgaacctttctagaaatgaaagatacaactcaaacgcatgtattaaaattatagattatttataacaggcattccaaacatcaaaatcggactttcaatttgagcgttattttcaatttgcgttgtaagtttgacgcacttttttataaatgatattttggccacaggctttacgtaaaagtacatgtttttctgacagtaggtaaacataatgagtgtattaacaaattacacccgaaaactagttgtttaatttgacaaacggcattaaaaaaatgggtcaaaataaggtcggcacttcaaagcacccggggcaagtgggacctattaaaaataaagtgtttcagcacaaaacttcctgtcttaatacattttttagataaaCTAtcaaacattttcagttcaattacataatatttataccagtaaagctttaaaataaaaccgaaaaagactaaaccaagggcccccaaaaaagaagcccacaTGCACAGCTAGTGAGGGAataaacagtttggtcacattttggttacacctaaacgatgttaattgaatttggaaagtcaaatttgatataattaagcaaatctgcagctggaattgaaacaataaagtgttgtggttattaaaacgtaactatctcttatgagtagctctaccgaattgggcatggtagaacaaacagatcataatcgtattttcgagctgttaaacaatgattaatcctaaattacatctcgcaagaattggatacaacgacatattcaactacatttcattacaataatgctttacagcgtaattgctcacgatctgtgtttcaTATAAATTAttaagtcgcccgttgtgatctgattttgttacgctatttttgaatgaacccttcgtacaaatattgtttttgattgcttcttgcaatgctttaacattgctgtatattaacttacacaatttactattattttatgctttttaatcaaatttgaatataggtcccacttgccccggtaaatggggcaagtgggacctatcgccataattttaaaaattctcctccagattcatttcatgtaaattgataggtctttttcgtaattaatccttcgaagtgataccactgaagagtttctgtgctaaaagaattttgaaataatcataggtatagaaaacacagtggaataaacccaaactatgcattttttaggtcccacttgccccggtgtaccttacctatcatccattatgcattatgcctaacgtctattATGCCTAACATCTGTATACTAAAGACCGTATACCTAACGTCGCGCACCCATTGTGGGGCTCTGagtaatttttcttttcattttagaACTTTTAGAGGCATTTTTCAAAGATTCTTCTGAAGTTAAGTTgcaattattttgcttttaggcCTTTGCTTGCCTTTAGAGGT is part of the Sabethes cyaneus chromosome 2, idSabCyanKW18_F2, whole genome shotgun sequence genome and harbors:
- the LOC128736577 gene encoding uncharacterized protein LOC128736577, whose product is MNTQLQLLILVLAIAVVILNIALANIDVMYERIEQISGSDLIDFSQIRVRKFNRTHAVLDGTINLLQQLDDSLEVGVRAAYSTLGNNQFVQYPMKLASQKVCEFCNTTWRDYQPYYQNSTNLPKIGECPITPKQFYIRNHIMNSEEFTPFLPRGLWRFRCSIIKAGAENNLAIIDFYIKIVDKGIF